GAGTTTGTGCACTAACCACTCTTAAGCCTAATGGGCATTCGAGTGAAGGGATGTATTAGAATATTAATATTGATTgaacctcaaccatcaccttaaggttttgatCGAGTTGGTTCATTCATCTATCAATATAGTTTCTTCCATAGCTAGCCataatatttttatatttatttgaTACGTACGCACTGTTGCATGATTAGTGTTGCTCAAAAATTTGTTGAACTAACATCGAGTTGGTATATATATTTATGAAAACAGCATGGATAAAATCATGGAAAGATATGAGAGGTACAGTTATGCTGAGAGGCAGCTTGATTCTGAGTCTCATCAGGTATATTATTGTTCGGACTACTAAACTAGTTTTCTCACATATATAGCTTTACTTGGAGTTGGTCTCTATGTTAGAGTCGACTGTCGAGGAATCCTCTTATTTGATTTTGATATTTTGTTAAAAAAtcaaaatgaagtaacaatccttTTGATGCAATTATCAGTGTAAATTTGATTAGTTTTTTTAAAGTCGAAGACCAACTATTCTTTAGCTGGTCGATGTGATTTTCTGACAAAACCATGGCAAGGGTATATGCGTGTAATATTTGTCTCAAAATTTCAACATTCATAAGTATATGACCTAACTAATAAGATATGGTTAGCTTTCTGAGATATGCATCCTTTCAACAACGCAACTTATAATGCGTACAACAAATTGATGCTTTTGTACCTGGTTGCATGCTTGATTCAACATTTATTAATTATGAATACAAGTTTTTGGTGGTTGCACTGTAATCTGTATGTAGGAAAGCTGGGATATGGAGTATCCAAAGCTCGTTGCGAGACTCGAAATCTTGCAAAGGAACATGAGGTATTAGTTACATCTTCTATAGTTCTATTAACGTGGATAGCCAGAAGTATAATGTATTATTAAGGACAATATAGGGCGCCACCGAGTGGTACAGAGTTGAGTACCACCCAGATTAAAATATTCATAATAATGATTAGTTACAATAATAAATATTGATAGAGTATACTACTCCGTAATATTTAAGCATGAAGGGACATTTGAACGTGCAGGAACTATAGTGGGGAAGAGATCAACTGTTTAAGCATGAAGGAACTCCATCATCTGGAGCAACAGCTTGAGATTGCACTTAAGCGAATCCGAAGCAGGAAGGTCAATAAGTTTTTGAAACTgactgatatatatatatatatatatatatatatatatatatatatataaatgcacTTAAGCGAATCCTGTTATTAATAAACCCCATCATTTTTTCTGATATTTCATTTTCAGAACCAACTCATGCTTGAATCCATATCTCAGCTCCAGAAAAAAGTAGGCCCTTTCCTGTCATTTTTGCATCATTTCTCTAAGCCATTAGCCATGCATGTACGGAATACGTACTAAATTAGACCTGCTGGTTGGTGACAGGAAAAAGCTATTCAGGAACAGAATAAAATGCTCGCCAAAATGGTACGGATTACATCAATTAAGATTGTTGGTCTACACAGCCTGCCGTTGAACATCTTAGGTTTACTTGTCGTTAAATAATACAGATGAAAGAAAAGGAGAGTAGAGATGCAATGGAAGTTGTAGAAGAGCAGAACCCTGGTGAAGCATTGGTGCAATTCCCATCCAACCCATGTCCATATCCATCACTATCCATTGGGTAAGGCTGGCTAAGATCACCTTGTCATTTGTTTCCAACCCATGAACCATATATCAAGTAATTGTAAATGACAGTTGAGTTTGTTCAACTATGACGACAGAGATGGACAATTCAGTGCAATGGAAGCAAACCGGCGATCACAAAGTAGGCCGGACTTGAACAGTGGGATGCCAGCATGGATGTTCACCCATTTTTCTGATTAACAATATGGGGTTTACTACTCCTTTGAAAATGACTACTTCTTTGATAAATGCTGCTTATAAGTAAGTATCAACTGTATACAATTCATGTTCTCTGCTACAATGATAAAGAGCGCTTCTTTGTAAATTGTAAGCAGCAGTCTGACTTAGTTACCTCTATTATCACTACATACCTAATGTATGTGTTGGAGTTAGTGCTCCAAAATTTATGTTATTAGTTCCTAGTAAGTTGGAAGTAGTTGGTTAGTGGGTCAATATAACATGTGTGCTATTGATTAGGGTTAATAATGGATGGTTACCACATTTTTAGTAGTTAGTTTTCAGTATTAGTAAGTTATAAACCTATATAAGGGCAACGAGTTTATGTTAGTAATTGAGTCAGTTTACGATTAACTTCTCCCTTTTCTATAATGTTCCCCTTAGAAATTCTAAGGGAAAAGTTAATCGTAAATTTGCTCAATTACTAACATAAACTCGTTACCCTTATATAGGCTTACAACTTACTAATACTGAAAACTAACTACTAAAAATGTGGTAACCACCCATTATTAACCCTAATCAATAGCACACATGTTATATTGACCCACTAACCAACTACTTCCAACTTACTAGGAACTAATAACATAAATTTTGGAGCACTAACTCCAACACACCCCTTTGATCCAAAATTTGTAAAAAGCCATTTAAAACTTCGATGTCGTAGCTTGAGCTATCTTGTAGTGACGGCCTTACTGCAACAAATTTGTGAGTCCTCTTTGTCCTCGTAATATTTCATTTGAGACTTTTGTCTTTCGGTCTCAACTCTCGATTGCTCTAACTTTCCCAAGACACTTGCTGGAATTAATTTCCTTTTGATAGACTTGTGCGTATTGACTTGTACAACTCTTGACTGCTGCTTATGTCCAAAGAATGCATGCCTTCTTAGACTTGCATACTTGAAATATAGAAGATGTTCCATGTTCTCGTGCTCCTCTGCATTGCTAATGCACCAATATGTGCAATAGGCTGCTTTGCTTAACTACACTGCAACTTTTTTGATTTGTTTATCTTTCACATTGTGACGCTTTTTTTTCGTCACTGACCCCGTTGATGCCTATTATCACCAACGTCAATTACTCAATTGATTgagtaataattttttttttttcatctcactTTGTGAAGCCCTTGACTTCACTTTGTAACGCACTTCTCGTCACTCTCTTTGTTAATGCACACTGTCACCAACTTTCATTTGATAGAGTATTTTCTCCATCTCACTTTGTGAACCCTTGTCTTCACTTTGTGACGCACTTCTCGTCACCCTCTTGTTGATGCACATTATCACCAACTTTCATTTGGAGCACTTCTCTCCAACATCCGATTATCGATGGAGCTCTTCTCTCCATCATTTCATTTATGGTGCACTTCTCACCATTAACAAGTGAAGCACTTCTCTTCACCAAAATCAAGGTAGagccattttttttttctctaccAAACCCGATAGAGCACTTCTCTCTATCTCACAATGGTGCAATTTTCACCATTTTCTATTTCTCATTAAAACTTTTCTCaccatttttgttttaattttttttttttttttttttgtaacgcCCCATTTTCGAATCAAACCTGGCTACTTGAGTGGAGGTAACAATTGTGTTTACCTTCTCGACTCaagaagctctgataccatgtagAATTTCTAAGGGGAACATTATTTAGAGAGAAAAGGGAGAAGTTAATCGTAAACTTGCtcaatcatatattatattaaagcagaaaccATCTGCCACGTGTCATCGGCAGATGGCTTCTGCCATGTGTCGAATGCACCTCATTTACACTTTTGACGTGGAGTTCAATAGCCAGTAATACACGATAGAATTTAGGTGCATACTATTATGCTTATGCACAATATGCCATAAATATATGGAGATAATAGGAGTAAATTGTGGTAACTAATTAAAGTTGCTATAATTAAGGAACAAATTTAGGAAACAAATCAAATAAATCATACTAAAGGTGTTATTCTAATTTAGCTTGCCCAGTTAAATGATTAGAATAAAAAGTCAACTCATTTTGTTAAAGACAATAGTAACTCACTAACAAAGATTTTTttactcacaataatttgtaTAAAAGGAAAATTGGGTAAATGGTATTTTTGAAGGACGTCCATGGTAACTAATAAGTGTACTAACTATATGTCTATATCATACATTAAGCATGCCTATAAAATTTAGAATTAAGAGTTCAAAACACAATTGTCAAAAATTCGCCAAATCCGGAACCTATACTGCAatctaaaacaaaatttatttaGCTAACTATTGCAGATCCTTAGCGCACACATTAAAAATAACCGTTTATGGTATTTACAAAAAACAATATATCACTATAATGATAGATACTTTTTCATCccatttttattgtcttattacTTTGTATTTTCATAAAGAGTTAAAAAACTTGAGTAAAATAACGGTTCTACCcctttgtgttaaaacaatgaTTTGAAACAATCTCATTTGATCAAACGAGTGGACGGGTAGTAGTTaaaattttatgaataaaattgATTGTTCATCCATTTGAAATAAATTatagagaaaagaagaaaattaaaTAGAGGTGTAATAACTCAAAAGTATTACTGAGACAAACGTATAACAAAAAATTAGTCATTTTCACAACTTAGGAGCTTGATGCTCGCTTAAGAGAATATTATTCAGTCACTTACAGGGTAATCAAGCATGAGATTATTATGTAAAAGAATGGAAAAATAGCTAATTAAAGTTGTGAAATGATAATAAATGACATGAAAAAAAGGTTTATGATTGGTAAAGGAAATACTAAACTAAAAAAGGGATATTAATCGACTAAaaaaatagttattaaaacctaAGAGTGGAAATATTTAGCATGTAAAGAGTTTAGGCCAATTACATTTGAGTTTGGTTAATTTAGATTCATATTCTGTATATTTAAGCATATCATTATTTCACACCTAATATATGAACATTGACATTTTAAGAACATTTATGATGTAAAATTTGTTTACAACATTTTATTTAACATATAtcatatatattatattaaagctaaAATCGATAATTCATATGAGTGTCAAGTCTCATAAGCATGAGAAATTGACATAGTTAAAATTTCATTTAATACTAATCATAATCAtgttattaattgtaatattaaCATACTTAAGTTTTAAATCAAgattcttttttttaaaaaaaaacaatcaatCTTTAATTACAAGCTAATGAGCCTTTGTCAAAATCGTATTTCATAAACTATTATAGCGAGTAAGTTTGCTACTAATCATAAATTTTAATTCTCTCTAAATTAAAGTGCGTCATTTAACGAAATAAGCGGAAGACAATATTTTATTACCTTGAAACATTATTACTTTATTCAAATATTGAGTTTTAGAGAAAAAGAAttgaaataaatataaattagctAAAATTGCTCAAGTAATTGCATAATATATATTAGATTATGAGCAATAGATATCAAAAAAAATCAATATAGATACTAAGTATTATTTGCAATTTATATAAGTTGGAATGACTTTAAAATATTACGAAGTATATAACAACTAATGTAAACATTATGACATTGAAAGGTGCAATGAATAAATAAGGTAATAGCAAAAAATGTCCATTTTAATTATATTGTTCAATCTCTCATTTAAAATCATCTCAAATTAACTATGTTGTATGACAAAATTATTTACACTGTTGAAAGGCAAGTGTTAACAtgacaataaacaataaaaaaaaaagtgtaggATTTGGCGTTGGAAGGCGAATGAATGAGCGGGGTTGATAATGGGAGGTCGTGATAGAGGAGGGGTCGCAATGGGTGGGTAATAATGAGGGTTTTGAGAAGGGTTAGGAGTCACGTATGGGAGGGCCGTGATGGTGGTTATGCTCGAGATACGAGACGTAGAGGATGATGAAGGCAGTATGGGGTAGGGTACTAGATGTCCACACAATGGTGGTGGGAGAGAAAATGGGACAAAAGATAGAGAATTAAGAGGATAACAAATAAGAGGgataaaattattaaaaaaaagcGTACAACAATGAGTAAGATTAAATTTATATTCCGTAAATAAACAGGTTAATCTACAATAATTTTATATCCACTTTTCACATTTCATCTCTCATAAGTTAAAAAGTtgaggaaaagaaaaaaagaagtacCACATAAACTTATCAAAAGTGTATGGGTAGGGAAAGtaaaattttctaaaatttagttAATTGCTAaacaaaaaatacataaattttttacttttaataatattttcctTTACCACACGTGTTGTACATTCCGTTACcgcccgtgcagtgcacgggtttcaAAACTAGTTACTAACATAAACTCGTTGCCCTTATATAGACTTACAACTTACTAATACTGAAAACTAACTACTAAAAATGTGGTAACCACCCATTATTAACCCTAATCAATAGCACACATGTTATATTGACCCACTAACCAACTGTATGTCTGTAAataatcgtttttttttttaataaaggccACCAAACCAAGGGACAACAAAAGGTTTTTGCATCCTACATCCTATATTAGCTATTTTTACTCTGAATCTCGCGGGATTGAGATGTCTACATGAGCTCAATACATTGGCATTGTCTAATATTGCCTCATATACGAGTCCGGGAGAGTTGAGTCCTCAGGCCTCAGCCATGTACGATTAGTTGGGTGCATGCTCTCTCGCACTTCATCTATGATTAATGAGTCTGACTACTACTTTTCTGCATAAAAACAACAGGACCAAATTAAATTGACAAAACTAGCTAATTCAGCAGTACATATATATTAACTATTAGCTTAGTTGGTAAAGTAATGGTAAGAGGTGGCCAATTGTACAAGTTGGCCTGGCTCGACCTTACTCATTGAGTCCACACAACGCCTGATGAATGACCTAGGTACGAACCCTATCAATATCAAAATTGCTAGCAATCCatttacataaaaataaaaaataaaaaataaaaaaaaggctAGCTTAACAAAGTGGCCTTTTATGGAAGGGATATCCTCTGCTCGAAGGCTTCTATTTCTGTCGATGCGTCTTGGACTTCATCACTGAAAATTGGGATGGGTTGGGTTTGCTTTTGGCAGGGTGGTAGCTATGTCTCGCGTTCCGAAACTTCTTCTGCGCAAAGCCCGGAACAAGCAGAAGGTAAAGCCATTTTGGAGGCTTCTCATATGGAAGGGATAACCTCTGCTCGAAGGCTTCTCATATGAATCTCCTACATGTTTCGATTGCTTCTGATTGCATTCGGTTTGTATTAGACCATAATTTTAGATTCCGCTAAGGTAGCGTTTGGGAACCAAAATTTGATTTAGAATCACTCATTTCAATTTAGGAATGTGAAATTAGGAATCATAAATCCAAATTCTTTGTTTGGGAAACGAAGAATTTGAAATTATGGATTTTGAAATCCAAATTTTCTGTTTGGGAAACACAGAATTTGGAAATCCAAATTTGTACTTAGATTTATTTTTAAAGGCTCAAATTAAATTCTAAGGCTTAGGCAAAAAGTTTCCATTTTCAACATAAAAAAAGAATGCTTGAACATAAGTTTTCAAATACAACCAGTAAATCTGAATATAAAACTACTAATGGTCAAGTTTTAACAACTATTACTTCTAGATTTCAACTACAAACCTCGACTACGCTCATCAAGGCAAAGGATGGATTGGGGATTATCCAATCCAACTTTTGATCGCCGGGAAGATCCTTGAGCACTTGAAACTTTACCGGAGACTCTATAAACATGCTCACGGCTTTCAACACTTCAGGACGGAGGATGCCAATCACATTAGAAACTTCATCATAGACTTCTTTTCCTCCCAAAGTCAGAGGAGTGGCTTTGAGTCTAGCTTCAACGTAACTTTTGAGTGTGTGTGCAACACTAGTCATGGCTTCAGCTAAATTATCCCGTTTTCTCTTCTTGTTGGAGCTAGTTGAAGTAGTATCCATGCTTGAACTCGCACCATCGCATGCCTCTTCGTCCATCATAGTAGCACCCTCTTCATGATGCTCTACCCCATCACCAACAGCCCGATCCGGTCCAACCAAAGCACATATGTCATCCCAATGCTCAATAGACTTATTTGAATAAACGGCAGCACTTGGGTTAGCCTGCAATAAAAACAGTTGAGGTTGCAGCACAGAATACGTGTAAACATAGCATGTGAATGAGGCTAGAAAAGCAGAACAGTTAGCAGTTTATGGGTTTTACACTACACAGGGTGATATAGCAAGTACAAGTAAACATAGCATGTGAATGAGGCTAGAA
The Silene latifolia isolate original U9 population chromosome 11, ASM4854445v1, whole genome shotgun sequence genome window above contains:
- the LOC141615427 gene encoding uncharacterized protein LOC141615427 is translated as MSLTTENVRNRVKIWKKHYGVIMEIRMQTKFKWDEERKMVVIAIEDMPEWMKYTQANPSAAVYSNKSIEHWDDICALVGPDRAVGDGVEHHEEGATMMDEEACDGASSSMDTTSTSSNKKRKRDNLAEAMTSVAHTLKSYVEARLKATPLTLGGKEVYDEVSNVIGILRPEVLKAVSMFIESPVKFQVLKDLPGDQKLDWIIPNPSFALMSVVEVCS
- the LOC141612530 gene encoding agamous-like MADS-box protein FUL-L, with translation MGRGKVELKRIENKISRQVTFSKRRSGLLKKAHEISVLCDAHLALIVFSTKGKLFEYASHHSSMDKIMERYERYSYAERQLDSESHQESWDMEYPKLVARLEILQRNMRNYSGEEINCLSMKELHHLEQQLEIALKRIRSRKNQLMLESISQLQKKEKAIQEQNKMLAKMMKEKESRDAMEVVEEQNPGEALVQFPSNPCPYPSLSIGDGQFSAMEANRRSQSRPDLNSGMPAWMFTHFSD